GTTGTTGTTCGCTGAGGAGTTTAAAGAGGATTTTGGGAAGATACAGAGAAATgttcgtttgtgtgtgtgtgtgtgtgtgtgtgtgtgcatgtttctcaTGCTGGGAGAAGTgaatgctgctgtgtgtgtttgcatgttttgtgtgtgtctgtgtgcttcaGCAGTTGAGAATGGGTCTGTTTCTGTCTGGTCTGAATGGGAACACAGGGCTGTCCGAGTCGGTCTTCCCTCTGTGAGGACCCAGCGTCGCCACAGCCTGGAggggcaacacacacacacagttattaaaagatgcctacacacacacttatgccATCGAGACACAAAGATGCACCTCAGCTTATCAATAGTCACAAACCTTTCTGATAGCTGTCCAGTCCTCCAGGATGTCCAAGTCAGGCAGCATGTAGACAATATATGGACGTGGGCAGAGTTAAGGAGTGACATGGGGAGCAGGAATTTAAATATAGGGACAGGTTTAGGTAGCAGTATTTGAGATTTATAGAAGCAGTAAAGTGGAGTGAACAGTAACAGCAGAAGGATATCAGACACCACTGAAGGTCGTCTCCTCTTCTTATCAGGACTTAAAgcatctctcctcttcttcctccctgacAACTCGTCATTCCACAGCTCTGATAGAGACACGGAGAAACGTTTCAATGTTTAGTGCATGTGCTGGATGTAGCCatatgtgtgtagtgtgttcTTATTACTGGagttaaaatgtgttgtgttaCCTGATGTAATGTCTATGCTGTGTCTATCTTCCTCCAGTCTTCTTATTTTCTCCTCCAGTTCACTCTGAACTGtatcaaacagcagcagcttctcactctgtatggacacacacacacacacacacacacacacacagtaataagcccctcaaataaaacacaaaagcatgcatctgaatatatacatacaccACTGGCAGTGagatacaaaaacacttttacaaacacatttaaatcaaattcaatGACTCatgaaaaaggaaattaaagtgtgtgtgtgtgtgtgtgtgtgtgtgtgtgtgtctcacctccCAGTGCTGGGATGCTGCCTGGATCTCACACTGATACTTGTTCTTCACAGACTCCAAACACAACTCTCTGTAGATACCTgacaaagacagaaggagaCAACAAAGTGAGAGTGAATAAGGAGACCAGAGTGtgtaagactgtgtgtgtgtgtgtgggttaaagttaccTGCCACCTTGGTGCGGACCTGCATGTTTTCCAGCAGTACTGCCAGAGGCTCCAAATATTCTGCTGCTCGACCAGCCTCCACCTCTGCCAGCTTACTGTTCACCTGACTGAGACGCTCCCGAtacagcctacacacacacacacacacacacacacacacacacacacacacacacacacacacacacacacacacacacacacacacacacacacacaaacatgtaacTACGGACATAATTCATTCTTGTCAATGaccttagaaaaaaaagaaacattaaaactcaGTTTGAGTCTTACTGGTCTTTGAGATCAGTGAATTGTTTCTCCAGGTTGGACATTTCATCCAGACACTCCATCCTCCTCCGCTCACAGTCCTCCTCATCCATTTCTGAAACAGCACAAAGTATCAAACACACACCCCT
This is a stretch of genomic DNA from Scomber japonicus isolate fScoJap1 chromosome 16, fScoJap1.pri, whole genome shotgun sequence. It encodes these proteins:
- the brms1la gene encoding breast cancer metastasis-suppressor 1-like protein-A isoform X2; this translates as MPVHRDREKKESTAEEMEVEEQEHEASSTEEEDSDTSSVSEDGDSSEMDEEDCERRRMECLDEMSNLEKQFTDLKDQLYRERLSQVNSKLAEVEAGRAAEYLEPLAVLLENMQVRTKVAGIYRELCLESVKNKYQCEIQAASQHWESEKLLLFDTVQSELEEKIRRLEEDRHSIDITSELWNDELSGRKKRRDALSPDKKRRRPSVVSGPYIVYMLPDLDILEDWTAIRKAVATLGPHRGKTDSDSPVFPFRPDRNRPILNC
- the brms1la gene encoding breast cancer metastasis-suppressor 1-like protein-A isoform X1; this translates as MPVHRDREKKESTAEEMEVEEQEHEASSTEEEDSDTSSVSEDGDSSEMDEEDCERRRMECLDEMSNLEKQFTDLKDQLYRERLSQVNSKLAEVEAGRAAEYLEPLAVLLENMQVRTKVAGNFNPHTHTQSYTLWSPYSLSLCCLLLSLSGIYRELCLESVKNKYQCEIQAASQHWESEKLLLFDTVQSELEEKIRRLEEDRHSIDITSELWNDELSGRKKRRDALSPDKKRRRPSVVSGPYIVYMLPDLDILEDWTAIRKAVATLGPHRGKTDSDSPVFPFRPDRNRPILNC